One stretch of Rhodopirellula halodulae DNA includes these proteins:
- a CDS encoding type II secretion system protein produces the protein MNRITTFPSSIDRRAFDSLKPPASFRRGFTLIETMLGCAFLVVATGLAVRVHQARSQFDRASLNRLSDSLLVENAGQRLSLIPDDELADAAERLSEELNLQIDVQSFELDGRKGQHLIIKTKSEANPAFHHAWRLEASP, from the coding sequence ATGAATCGCATCACCACATTCCCATCGTCAATCGATCGCCGAGCATTCGATTCGCTGAAACCTCCTGCGAGTTTTCGACGTGGTTTCACGTTGATTGAAACCATGCTGGGTTGCGCATTCCTCGTTGTCGCAACCGGTTTAGCCGTTCGCGTGCATCAAGCGAGATCACAATTTGACCGTGCGTCGCTGAACCGTTTGTCGGATAGCTTGCTGGTCGAGAACGCGGGGCAGCGACTTTCGCTGATCCCTGATGATGAACTGGCCGATGCTGCCGAACGACTGAGCGAAGAACTGAATTTGCAGATCGATGTCCAATCCTTCGAGCTCGACGGTCGAAAGGGACAGCATTTGATCATCAAGACGAAATCGGAAGCCAACCCGGCGTTTCACCACGCATGGCGACTGGAGGCTTCGCCATGA
- a CDS encoding prepilin-type N-terminal cleavage/methylation domain-containing protein → MMRRDGYTLLEILLVLTLTSVLIGSTVGLLSVIRKSNQRSTIESLDRREIRRLANELRHDVELASSVKHQGTTLILPMENDRRVLYDAKLEPGITRSVQSSDGKTIARDLYLFQQSAPANWSVTEAESSGGVLVRCSLLLKTDPPREMKIEAAWREAKADTDSELMPDNDESSEDASPETEDDAENDSSESEATT, encoded by the coding sequence ATGATGCGACGCGATGGCTACACCCTATTGGAAATCCTGTTGGTTCTGACGCTGACTTCTGTCTTGATCGGATCCACCGTGGGCTTGCTTTCCGTCATCCGGAAAAGCAATCAACGATCCACGATTGAGTCTTTGGATCGCCGAGAGATCCGACGGCTGGCCAATGAACTGCGGCACGATGTCGAACTTGCCAGCTCCGTGAAGCACCAGGGCACCACGCTTATCCTTCCGATGGAAAATGATCGGCGAGTCCTCTACGACGCGAAACTCGAACCGGGGATCACACGTTCCGTTCAGTCCTCCGACGGCAAAACGATCGCCCGCGATCTCTATCTGTTTCAACAGTCCGCACCGGCCAATTGGAGTGTGACCGAAGCCGAGTCGTCCGGTGGCGTTTTGGTCCGGTGCAGCTTGTTGCTGAAGACCGATCCACCTCGCGAGATGAAGATCGAAGCGGCATGGCGAGAGGCAAAGGCTGACACTGATTCAGAGTTGATGCCAGACAACGATGAGTCGTCCGAAGACGCCAGTCCCGAAACGGAAGATGATGCCGAAAATGATTCATCCGAATCGGAGGCCACAACATGA
- a CDS encoding DUF1559 family PulG-like putative transporter, which translates to MKPPVSRIRFAAFTLVELLVVIAIIGVLVGLLSPAVQSVRETSRRAACQARLLPIGLAIHGYHDRWMHFPVGTILDEGIAGPIESTASGNHHNWIGRLLDLMDQPNIAKRIDRSVSIYDEANQPVLQLEYDGFRCPSSVSNLGNASSYVGLHHPTEKPIDATDHGVFLLNTKISRDDVTDGLSSTAFVSEKLIHLDDLGWLSGTRATLRNAGGGIQASIDRFEKRPPNVVGSIGSLHPAGAHVLFGSGQVRFQSNETDPRIMEQMIDRRDGQLPLQYQSIETLRQQSL; encoded by the coding sequence ATGAAGCCTCCCGTTTCGCGAATTCGTTTTGCAGCGTTCACGTTGGTTGAACTCTTGGTTGTGATCGCCATCATCGGTGTGCTGGTCGGGCTTCTTTCGCCCGCCGTGCAATCGGTGCGAGAAACCTCCCGTCGGGCGGCATGCCAAGCTCGTCTGTTGCCGATCGGGCTGGCCATTCACGGTTATCACGACCGATGGATGCACTTTCCGGTTGGCACGATTCTCGATGAAGGCATCGCGGGGCCGATCGAAAGCACCGCCTCCGGCAACCACCACAACTGGATTGGTCGGCTGCTGGACTTGATGGATCAACCCAACATTGCCAAACGCATTGACCGATCGGTGAGCATCTACGACGAAGCCAACCAACCCGTTTTGCAGTTGGAGTACGACGGTTTTCGATGCCCGTCTTCCGTCAGCAACCTTGGCAACGCCAGCAGCTATGTTGGACTGCATCACCCAACTGAAAAACCAATCGACGCAACTGATCATGGCGTCTTTTTGTTGAACACCAAAATTTCGCGGGATGATGTCACGGACGGCCTTTCGAGCACCGCCTTTGTTTCCGAAAAACTCATTCACTTGGACGATCTGGGTTGGTTGAGCGGGACGCGAGCAACCCTTCGCAATGCAGGCGGCGGCATTCAGGCTTCCATCGATCGATTTGAGAAACGACCACCCAATGTTGTCGGATCGATCGGCAGCTTGCACCCGGCCGGGGCTCATGTTTTGTTCGGGTCCGGTCAAGTGCGTTTCCAATCCAATGAAACGGACCCGCGCATCATGGAACAAATGATTGATCGCCGCGATGGTCAATTGCCGTTGCAGTACCAGTCCATCGAAACGCTTCGCCAACAAAGCCTGTGA